In Candidatus Defluviibacterium haderslevense, the following are encoded in one genomic region:
- a CDS encoding anti-sigma factor — MNVQEYIESGILEQYVLQQLTPVEQLEVERIRAMHPEVDVEINRIEETLFQYANLHSKPISEKLKSNVLNKINQLNTTVHNQKPISIWVRYSIAASFLLAMVAISYLYIDNTQLHNKLVDSQKSLNSSQENLTSVITQLEAIKEDYSIASGAEFRKIIMNSLDTLKTVSAIIYWNQASNDVYLNTQSLPELTADLQYQLWFIKDGKPIDSGIFDQKSKLLKMAKAMNPQAFAITVEKRGGSPTPTLTSMVVLGKL; from the coding sequence ATGAATGTACAAGAATACATAGAATCCGGTATTTTAGAACAATATGTTCTGCAACAACTTACACCTGTTGAGCAGTTGGAAGTTGAACGGATTCGTGCGATGCATCCTGAAGTTGATGTGGAAATTAATCGAATTGAAGAAACCTTATTTCAGTATGCTAACCTTCATTCAAAACCAATATCAGAAAAACTCAAATCGAATGTTTTAAATAAAATCAATCAATTAAATACTACAGTTCACAATCAAAAACCCATTTCGATATGGGTTCGATACAGCATAGCAGCTTCATTCTTGTTAGCTATGGTAGCCATTTCTTATTTGTATATTGACAATACGCAACTTCATAATAAATTGGTTGATTCTCAGAAATCACTTAATTCTTCTCAGGAAAATTTAACATCTGTCATAACACAACTGGAAGCTATCAAGGAAGATTACTCCATTGCTTCAGGAGCTGAATTTAGAAAAATAATAATGAATAGTCTGGACACATTAAAGACTGTAAGTGCCATTATTTATTGGAATCAGGCTTCAAATGATGTTTATTTAAATACCCAAAGTCTTCCTGAATTGACCGCTGATCTTCAATATCAACTTTGGTTTATTAAAGATGGGAAACCCATCGATTCAGGAATTTTTGATCAAAAATCCAAACTCCTTAAAATGGCTAAAGCAATGAATCCACAAGCCTTTGCAATAACAGTCGAAAAAAGAGGTGGAAGTCCTACGCCAACTTTAACGAGTATGGTAGTTTTGGGCAAATTGTAA
- a CDS encoding DUF4331 domain-containing protein, whose product MFILLSIGQAFASSHREAPLISNDPLADNTDLYAFRSPDNPNMITIIACYIPAELPFGGPNYHSFGENIRYEIHIDNNTATPGDDIIYRFTFHKVIQDSSTFFNIRLGAQNLKTTYLMERSIDGGKTFIAVITNGVVPPPNIGPRSIMSPVGLNAPSYADLMGKAILKTAQNETVFCGPVDDPFFVDLGGVFDLGDLPRQNSKTRDGLAKYNTHAIAIQIPIELLQKDHKAIIDAANILDPDFVIGVWASASRKVLRTINNGGLSPTENGDWIQVSRLGMPLTNEVVVPIGYKDLWNSITPYEDLTQLAAYGNFFYNPELALYMDDSKFGGAVPAFRGLRIQSNTLQLGVDFRNGKDGLYVLKGNPALNGTALDDNIFGKLLLPAAGSPRSVDLWPIFHTGVPNMIPYQLATGKAGNPLAAGKPFIHNFLPNGGDMLRLNMAVPVTPRNDPAFSSLGIIAAAVAGLTNPKYANTNLEFIPNMDGFPNGRRLEDDVTRIELQAVSGIALAAIGLWYDDYNAKDATASPVSNYLLNVLQYSTGVESNDAKFTNSFPYLAEPWSGTL is encoded by the coding sequence ATGTTTATTTTATTAAGTATCGGTCAGGCTTTTGCTTCTAGTCATCGTGAAGCGCCATTAATCTCCAATGATCCTTTGGCCGACAACACAGATCTTTATGCATTTAGAAGTCCGGATAATCCTAACATGATAACTATAATAGCATGTTATATTCCGGCAGAATTACCTTTCGGTGGACCTAATTATCATTCATTCGGCGAGAACATCCGGTATGAAATTCACATTGATAATAACACAGCAACACCGGGAGATGACATTATTTATCGATTTACTTTTCACAAAGTCATTCAAGATTCATCTACGTTTTTCAATATTCGTCTAGGTGCACAAAATTTGAAAACGACTTATTTAATGGAACGCAGTATAGATGGCGGTAAAACTTTTATAGCTGTGATTACCAATGGTGTTGTTCCACCACCTAATATAGGCCCTAGGTCCATTATGAGTCCGGTTGGTCTTAACGCACCTTCTTATGCGGATTTGATGGGCAAAGCGATATTGAAAACAGCGCAGAACGAAACAGTTTTTTGTGGTCCGGTTGATGATCCATTTTTTGTTGACTTAGGAGGTGTTTTTGATTTAGGTGATCTTCCACGTCAGAATAGTAAAACCCGGGATGGATTAGCTAAGTATAATACTCATGCTATCGCGATTCAAATTCCAATTGAATTATTACAAAAAGATCACAAAGCAATTATTGATGCAGCAAATATTTTAGATCCCGATTTCGTAATTGGTGTATGGGCATCAGCAAGTCGTAAAGTGTTGCGCACCATTAATAATGGTGGTTTATCACCTACTGAAAATGGAGATTGGATTCAAGTATCCCGCTTGGGTATGCCTTTGACCAATGAAGTTGTGGTTCCGATAGGATATAAAGATCTTTGGAATTCAATTACTCCTTATGAAGATTTAACTCAATTAGCCGCTTATGGAAATTTCTTTTACAATCCTGAGTTGGCTTTGTACATGGATGATTCCAAATTTGGTGGTGCTGTTCCTGCATTTAGAGGACTAAGAATCCAATCAAATACCTTACAACTTGGTGTAGATTTTAGAAATGGTAAGGATGGGTTATACGTATTAAAAGGAAATCCAGCATTAAACGGTACTGCACTAGATGATAATATTTTTGGAAAATTATTATTACCTGCAGCAGGAAGTCCACGTTCTGTTGATTTATGGCCTATATTTCATACAGGTGTTCCAAATATGATACCTTATCAATTAGCCACTGGAAAAGCTGGAAATCCACTTGCAGCTGGAAAACCTTTCATCCATAATTTCTTACCCAATGGAGGAGATATGTTGCGATTGAATATGGCAGTTCCTGTGACACCTAGAAATGATCCTGCATTTAGTTCACTTGGCATTATTGCAGCAGCAGTAGCTGGTTTAACCAATCCTAAATATGCCAACACTAATTTGGAATTTATTCCGAATATGGATGGATTTCCGAATGGAAGACGACTTGAAGATGATGTGACACGTATTGAATTACAAGCAGTTTCTGGTATCGCTTTAGCTGCTATTGGTTTGTGGTATGATGATTATAATGCTAAAGATGCAACTGCATCTCCAGTATCCAATTATTTACTTAATGTGTTGCAATATTCGACTGGTGTAGAAAGTAACGATGCTAAGTTTACAAATAGCTTTCCATACTTGGCTGAACCTTGGAGTGGGACTTTATAA